From Parasteatoda tepidariorum isolate YZ-2023 chromosome 1, CAS_Ptep_4.0, whole genome shotgun sequence, one genomic window encodes:
- the LOC107455106 gene encoding uncharacterized protein, translating into MSLPRWYVLPKTGRRPQSLRKIKFREAWPMSLDNQVSTKGGKSSEAPCLKETFAFLSCLKDNDNSHDVCRIQGEEVTKCFNKFMEKREELKMHGKNVRDFMPEKSVKDMEPTELNRFLSHFPHKLKK; encoded by the exons ATGTCATTACCAAGATGGTATGTCTTACCAAAAACTGGTCGACGTCCTCAAAGtctaagaaaaatcaaatttagagAGGCCTGGCCTATGTCATTAGATAATCAAGTCTCAACAAAGGGTGGTAAAAGCTctg agGCTCCTTGCTTGAAGGAAACTTTTGCTTTTTTGTCATGCTTGAAAGATAATGACAATTCTCATGATGTATGTCGTATTCAAGGTGAAGAAGTCACAAAATGCTTTAATAAGTTCatg gaaaaaagagAGGAATTAAAAATGCATGGAAAAAATGTGAGAGATTTCATGCCagaaaaaagtgtaaaagaTATGGAACCTACTGAACTAAACcgatttttatctcattttcctcataaattaaaaaaataa